Proteins from a genomic interval of Chryseobacterium indologenes:
- a CDS encoding carboxymuconolactone decarboxylase family protein translates to MKHIFISILLLGFSIEVFCQTEITNKMQSNRYERGWKKLKEIDGEAGEKVIESLKDISPELGIYIIEYAFGDIYAREGLDLKSKEIAVVASLIAMGNAKPQLKVHINGALNTGSSINELKEVILQMSVYSGFPSAINGMNALKEVLEERQKQGIKDEIGKSATISNQTDRLKLGEKELSKLDSSQVERLKNTYNEFSPELVKFILEYGYADIFSRDNLSEKYRQIATISALAALGTAEPQLKFHINAGLNIGLTETEIKEIMLLMTVYSGFPSAINGTNILKEVILERSINR, encoded by the coding sequence ATGAAACACATCTTTATCTCCATATTACTATTAGGCTTTAGTATAGAAGTATTTTGTCAAACCGAAATAACAAATAAAATGCAATCAAACAGATATGAGCGAGGTTGGAAAAAACTCAAGGAAATTGATGGAGAAGCAGGTGAAAAAGTAATTGAAAGCCTGAAAGATATTTCTCCTGAATTAGGAATATATATTATTGAATACGCTTTCGGAGATATTTATGCCAGAGAAGGATTGGATTTAAAATCCAAAGAAATAGCAGTTGTGGCTTCATTAATAGCAATGGGAAATGCCAAACCTCAATTAAAAGTCCACATCAACGGAGCTTTAAATACAGGAAGTTCCATCAACGAATTGAAAGAAGTCATTTTGCAAATGTCAGTATATTCTGGCTTTCCGAGTGCCATTAACGGAATGAATGCTTTGAAAGAAGTATTGGAAGAAAGACAAAAGCAAGGAATAAAAGATGAAATCGGAAAATCGGCAACCATTTCTAACCAAACAGACAGATTAAAATTAGGAGAAAAAGAATTATCAAAATTGGATAGTTCACAAGTAGAGAGATTGAAAAATACTTACAATGAGTTTTCGCCCGAATTAGTAAAATTCATATTGGAATACGGTTATGCAGACATTTTTTCAAGAGACAATTTAAGTGAGAAATATCGCCAAATTGCAACAATTTCAGCACTTGCAGCTTTAGGGACTGCAGAACCACAACTAAAATTCCACATCAACGCAGGTTTAAATATTGGACTTACCGAAACAGAAATAAAAGAAATAATGCTTTTGATGACAGTATATTCAGGCTTTCCATCAGCAATTAACGGTACAAATATTCTGAAAGAGGTGATTTTAGAAAGAAGTATCAACAGGTAA
- a CDS encoding alpha/beta hydrolase, producing the protein MPHITLNKTEYHYQQSGKGNPVIFAHGLFVDNTIFKYQIEELNKKFTCYSFDMPAHGKSTYDENGWSLDDIVEDFRLFILKKNLHSVILIGQSQGGMVFMRLAFKYPELVSKLILIGTSARAEYTHRIPFWQDMVITFRNGNVIDFKNRMELIQKNIVSNHFIKHFPLDKAEELAIMQRQNPVAMALATETAVLNRTNVSALLPNILCPTLILCGQDDTATPLEVSTEIKKNIKHSEMFIIPNAAHHIPLENPKELNRLIINFLK; encoded by the coding sequence ATGCCTCATATTACACTTAACAAAACAGAATATCACTATCAACAATCAGGAAAAGGAAACCCTGTGATATTTGCCCACGGGCTTTTTGTAGATAATACCATTTTCAAATATCAGATAGAAGAACTCAATAAAAAATTCACTTGTTATTCCTTTGATATGCCTGCCCACGGAAAGTCAACTTATGATGAAAATGGTTGGTCATTAGATGATATAGTAGAAGATTTTCGATTATTCATACTTAAAAAGAATCTGCATAGCGTGATATTGATTGGTCAATCTCAAGGAGGAATGGTTTTTATGCGTTTAGCATTTAAATATCCCGAATTAGTGTCTAAATTAATTCTCATAGGAACAAGTGCCAGAGCAGAATATACACATAGAATTCCTTTTTGGCAAGATATGGTTATTACATTCAGAAACGGGAATGTAATAGATTTTAAAAACCGAATGGAATTGATTCAGAAAAATATTGTTTCAAATCATTTTATCAAACATTTCCCTTTAGATAAAGCAGAAGAATTAGCAATAATGCAGAGACAAAATCCCGTTGCTATGGCTCTTGCTACTGAAACCGCCGTTTTAAACAGAACTAATGTATCGGCATTGCTTCCTAATATTTTATGCCCTACACTCATCTTATGCGGACAAGATGATACTGCAACCCCACTGGAAGTATCTACAGAAATCAAGAAAAATATTAAACATAGTGAAATGTTTATAATTCCGAATGCTGCACATCATATCCCTTTAGAAAATCCTAAAGAATTAAACCGTCTAATAATTAATTTTTTGAAATGA
- a CDS encoding nuclear transport factor 2 family protein gives MKKTNIEIIKTYFDHFLKGDKEKVFEMLSNEVVWSVKGSDNVPTVGQRKGIEEINSFIENFQANFQPKDFNILYYFEQENKVFAIGNFTHFVIPTQREISSDFMIEFVVEDGKICSYKILEDSYALYLAFK, from the coding sequence ATGAAAAAAACAAACATTGAAATTATCAAAACCTACTTTGACCACTTTCTTAAAGGCGACAAAGAAAAAGTATTTGAAATGTTGAGCAATGAAGTTGTTTGGTCTGTAAAAGGTTCAGATAACGTTCCAACCGTTGGTCAAAGAAAAGGTATCGAAGAAATTAATTCGTTTATTGAAAATTTTCAGGCAAATTTTCAGCCCAAAGATTTTAATATTCTCTATTATTTTGAGCAAGAAAACAAAGTATTTGCAATAGGAAACTTTACCCATTTTGTGATTCCGACACAACGAGAAATTTCCAGTGATTTTATGATAGAGTTCGTTGTTGAAGATGGTAAAATATGTAGTTACAAAATTTTAGAAGACTCTTATGCACTTTATTTAGCTTTCAAATAA
- a CDS encoding helix-turn-helix domain-containing protein — protein MKVYSIKDIIPEVKQFTQYYVGVFEDTPDPEIEWPHRHAFYSLVWFTKGSGINVIDFDEHEILPNRIFAINPKQVHNWNYSSDSCGYTLLIDEPFAKHLNIDFSFPFVDLQKDDLQFIEEIFKRMLSGKNQLTAIPYLFSLLNNSRASRINNTITKFKKLVSENLDKNLTIEQYAEKIGVTIEIFNQTCKAETGFTAKQLQLDVKITEAKRLLLYSSLNSSEIAFKLGFEDNSYFSRIFKKKTDFSPAEFREKYHKNEKKS, from the coding sequence ATGAAAGTTTATTCCATAAAAGACATTATTCCAGAAGTAAAACAATTCACCCAATATTATGTTGGAGTTTTTGAAGACACACCTGACCCTGAAATTGAATGGCCTCACAGACACGCTTTTTATTCGTTGGTTTGGTTTACTAAAGGAAGCGGAATAAACGTAATTGATTTTGACGAGCACGAAATTTTGCCAAATAGAATTTTCGCAATCAATCCGAAACAGGTACACAATTGGAATTATTCTTCTGATAGTTGCGGATACACTTTACTTATTGATGAACCATTTGCGAAACACTTAAATATTGATTTTTCATTTCCGTTCGTTGACTTGCAAAAAGACGACTTGCAATTTATTGAAGAAATTTTTAAACGAATGTTGTCAGGAAAAAATCAACTAACAGCAATTCCTTATTTATTTTCACTTTTGAACAATTCAAGAGCATCAAGAATAAATAACACGATTACAAAATTTAAAAAATTGGTCAGTGAAAATTTAGATAAAAACCTCACAATCGAACAATATGCCGAAAAAATAGGGGTTACTATTGAAATTTTCAATCAGACTTGCAAAGCTGAAACTGGATTTACTGCAAAGCAACTTCAATTAGATGTAAAAATCACCGAAGCAAAAAGATTATTGTTATACTCTTCTTTAAACTCAAGTGAAATTGCTTTTAAATTGGGATTTGAAGATAATTCCTATTTTTCACGAATTTTCAAAAAGAAAACCGATTTTTCTCCTGCCGAGTTTCGGGAAAAGTACCACAAAAACGAAAAGAAGTCCTAA
- a CDS encoding cysteine hydrolase yields MRTSILIFLTFLSMNILQAQTKEKSALILIETQNEWMHIDGKLRKLLVKDEKIMLNSITNIEKAVAFARKNGIPVIHVGLRFEKGYPELANGKSGLRKAIPNAGTFPINEFGSQFYETVKPIEGEFVVTGRVGASGFTGSNLDAYLRNNKIENIYLVGYATHVCVESTLRDGHERSYNTYVISDATSAFNQTQQSYFLSEIIHHFGEHLTTKEFVGE; encoded by the coding sequence ATGAGAACATCAATTTTAATCTTCCTGACATTTTTAAGTATGAACATTCTACAAGCACAAACAAAAGAAAAATCGGCACTTATTCTGATTGAAACCCAAAACGAATGGATGCACATAGACGGAAAATTGAGAAAATTATTGGTAAAAGACGAAAAAATAATGCTCAATTCGATTACTAATATTGAAAAAGCTGTTGCGTTTGCTCGAAAAAACGGTATTCCTGTCATTCACGTAGGATTGCGTTTTGAGAAAGGTTATCCCGAGTTAGCCAACGGAAAAAGTGGCTTACGAAAAGCAATTCCGAATGCCGGAACTTTTCCGATAAACGAATTTGGTTCGCAATTTTATGAAACCGTGAAACCAATTGAGGGCGAATTTGTGGTTACAGGTCGTGTCGGTGCAAGTGGTTTTACAGGCTCAAATTTGGATGCTTATTTGAGAAACAACAAAATAGAAAATATTTATTTGGTTGGATACGCTACACACGTTTGCGTGGAAAGTACGTTGCGTGACGGACACGAAAGAAGTTACAATACGTATGTAATTTCAGATGCGACTTCTGCTTTTAATCAAACGCAACAATCGTACTTTTTAAGTGAGATTATTCATCATTTTGGCGAACATTTGACAACGAAAGAGTTTGTCGGAGAATAA
- a CDS encoding nuclear transport factor 2 family protein, which translates to MNTEAMRQGFHPDFAILIAKDDKLNRLFLNDWINVVEQYKNSEEQVNSGVRNLEYTIKVLEITRKTAVVKTEFFRNKEIVIADYLSFIKFPDGWKAVGKISHEHIPNPLNLKF; encoded by the coding sequence TTGAATACAGAAGCAATGCGACAAGGTTTTCATCCTGATTTTGCCATTTTGATAGCGAAAGACGATAAGCTGAACCGTTTGTTTCTGAATGATTGGATAAATGTTGTAGAGCAATACAAAAATTCGGAAGAACAAGTTAATTCGGGTGTTCGGAATTTGGAATACACGATAAAAGTTTTAGAAATTACAAGAAAAACAGCGGTTGTAAAAACCGAATTTTTCAGAAACAAAGAAATTGTCATTGCCGATTATCTTTCATTTATCAAATTTCCTGATGGTTGGAAAGCTGTTGGAAAAATCTCGCACGAACATATTCCTAATCCATTAAATCTAAAATTTTAA
- a CDS encoding relaxase/mobilization nuclease domain-containing protein, translating to MIAKIGKGSNMYGAILYNQQKVDKENGAVLLLNKIPDTVDGKYSVAYFNKCFEPYLSANIKTEKTVRHISLNPDPSDKVSDEQFTEMAQEYMERMGYGNQPYIVFKHTDIDRTHIHIVSTCVGIDGKKISDDYDHSRSMTICRDLETKHNLQKATDQEQKQTNKVFKPVNHKNGDIKSQIASVIRHLPKYYTFSTLGSYNALLSLFNITAEEVKGERNGQPVNGLVYVALDENGNKASNPFKASLFGKDTGVAQLQKHFKQSKEKMKTTPVRSVLKNMVELAIHTTSNETDFKKQLTEQGINAVVRRNSEGRIYGMTFIDHESRTVWNGSQLDRNLSANVFNDWWNNGNKPELKIQDNSVSKTNPMDNLPTKDLFEFISQEHSPNSDLGLFSLLPDAQGEDYEEEQFANRMKKKTKKGRRL from the coding sequence ATGATTGCAAAAATCGGAAAGGGAAGCAATATGTACGGAGCGATTTTGTACAATCAACAAAAAGTAGATAAGGAAAATGGAGCGGTTCTGTTGCTAAACAAGATACCCGATACGGTGGACGGTAAATATTCTGTAGCCTATTTTAATAAATGCTTTGAGCCGTATTTATCGGCAAATATCAAAACGGAAAAGACAGTAAGGCATATTTCACTGAACCCAGATCCTTCGGATAAGGTCAGCGATGAACAGTTTACCGAAATGGCTCAGGAGTATATGGAGCGTATGGGCTACGGCAATCAACCTTACATAGTTTTCAAGCATACGGACATTGACCGCACACATATCCATATCGTCTCGACCTGCGTGGGCATTGACGGCAAGAAAATTTCCGATGATTACGACCATTCACGCTCAATGACTATTTGTCGGGATTTGGAAACAAAACACAATCTGCAAAAGGCTACCGACCAGGAGCAGAAACAAACGAATAAAGTTTTCAAGCCTGTAAATCATAAAAATGGCGACATCAAAAGCCAGATTGCTTCGGTAATACGGCATCTACCAAAGTATTATACTTTTTCAACTTTGGGTAGTTACAATGCTTTACTATCACTTTTCAATATCACTGCGGAGGAAGTCAAGGGCGAGCGGAACGGACAACCTGTAAACGGGTTGGTGTATGTGGCATTGGACGAGAACGGAAATAAGGCAAGTAATCCGTTTAAAGCATCGCTTTTCGGGAAAGATACAGGCGTTGCACAACTGCAAAAACACTTTAAGCAGTCCAAAGAGAAAATGAAAACCACGCCTGTAAGGTCTGTTCTGAAAAATATGGTGGAGCTTGCCATACATACCACAAGCAACGAAACAGATTTTAAAAAGCAGTTGACCGAGCAGGGTATTAATGCAGTTGTAAGACGTAATAGTGAAGGACGAATTTACGGTATGACCTTTATTGACCACGAAAGTCGAACCGTTTGGAACGGCTCACAATTAGACAGAAACCTTTCAGCTAATGTATTCAATGATTGGTGGAATAACGGAAATAAACCCGAATTGAAAATACAGGATAACTCTGTTTCCAAAACAAACCCTATGGATAACCTGCCGACAAAAGACCTATTTGAATTTATCTCACAGGAACATTCACCTAATTCTGATTTAGGATTATTCAGCCTGTTACCTGATGCACAAGGCGAGGACTACGAAGAAGAGCAGTTTGCCAATCGGATGAAGAAAAAGACCAAGAAAGGCAGGAGATTGTAA